One window of Nocardia sp. NBC_00508 genomic DNA carries:
- a CDS encoding HEPN domain-containing protein, which produces MPADQPTDAFVEFSTNLDYARNLVNGGRSLERLQVGAFDYTDVYRAALVQGVAAFDHWLFREAVQRAVLLIQRPNVPRPGKFNDITLTVKQFEAVHHHGVPLDEEFRARAEDFFAGKLSPNPSKIRDSFTYLRTGSIWPDVAKELTSHRDDGTQITPNQVTERLDEIVKRRNAIAHQSDKDPVNPGHKSPITSRHVADSIDWIELIAAAMLRVLDAP; this is translated from the coding sequence GTGCCTGCCGACCAGCCGACCGACGCCTTCGTGGAGTTTTCCACGAACCTGGACTACGCCAGAAATCTGGTGAATGGCGGCAGATCGCTCGAGCGGCTGCAGGTCGGCGCCTTCGACTACACCGATGTGTACCGCGCCGCTCTGGTGCAAGGTGTCGCGGCGTTCGACCACTGGTTGTTCCGCGAAGCCGTGCAGCGCGCGGTGCTGCTGATCCAGCGCCCCAACGTACCCAGACCCGGCAAGTTCAATGACATCACCCTTACCGTAAAGCAGTTCGAAGCCGTGCATCACCACGGCGTCCCACTCGACGAGGAATTCCGAGCTCGGGCAGAAGACTTCTTCGCCGGCAAGTTGTCGCCAAATCCCAGCAAGATCCGGGACTCGTTCACGTACCTCCGAACCGGCAGCATCTGGCCGGACGTGGCGAAAGAGCTCACCTCCCACCGTGACGATGGCACACAGATCACACCCAACCAGGTCACCGAACGCCTCGACGAAATCGTCAAGAGACGCAACGCGATCGCGCACCAATCAGACAAGGACCCAGTAAATCCCGGCCACAAGTCCCCAATCACCTCACGCCATGTCGCCGATTCAATCGACTGGATCGAACTGATCGCTGCAGCCATGCTGCGGGTACTGGATGCACCATAA
- a CDS encoding class I SAM-dependent DNA methyltransferase, which yields MTANSQTDAARHAEARRLANKLWSYCHVLRDAGVPAVDYVEQLTYLLFLKMADERAKLPVSLGGVNIMPTGISWQNLRGVKGAELETTYQHVLTELGKQRGMFKVIYGNAENKIKEPALLKRLISDLMDTETWVQHGTDVNGDAYEQLLARSASDQKSGAGQYFTPRSLIAAIVDCMRPTPEDTVIDPACGTGGFLLAANDYIRHHYSELTPSQRMRLSDGSAFQAFELVRGTARLAAMNFLLHGMVQAGNASPITVTDALASDPPVHASLVLANPPFGTKSSISSIDEPDFGEGDAVSNGKTRGKKPEIAYSGRGFWTSTTNKQLNFVQHIAKLLDRNGRAAVVLPDNVLFEGGAGEIIRRRLLKEYDVHTMLRLPTGIFYAGGVKANVLFFDRKPASDQPWTKKLWVYDFRVGQHFTLKQNPMRREHLQDFVDWYHCPDRAAWTASDRAKCLTYDELIARDKANLDITWLTDPGADDALAALPPGVIAQEIIDDLQAALAEFTAVAAELQPADEID from the coding sequence GTGACCGCGAATTCGCAGACCGATGCTGCCCGGCACGCCGAAGCTCGCCGTCTTGCTAATAAGCTGTGGAGCTACTGCCACGTCCTGCGTGACGCCGGCGTCCCCGCGGTCGACTATGTCGAGCAGCTCACCTACCTGCTGTTTCTCAAGATGGCCGATGAACGGGCAAAACTCCCCGTTTCCCTCGGAGGGGTGAATATTATGCCCACCGGTATCAGCTGGCAGAACCTGAGGGGTGTAAAGGGCGCCGAGCTAGAGACTACGTACCAACATGTGCTTACCGAACTCGGCAAACAACGAGGGATGTTCAAGGTCATCTATGGCAACGCTGAAAACAAAATCAAAGAGCCCGCGCTGCTCAAGCGCCTGATCAGCGATCTCATGGACACTGAGACGTGGGTTCAGCACGGTACCGATGTCAACGGCGACGCCTACGAGCAGCTACTTGCACGCAGCGCGTCCGATCAAAAGTCCGGCGCTGGGCAGTATTTCACCCCACGCTCACTCATCGCCGCGATTGTCGACTGCATGCGGCCAACGCCCGAGGACACTGTTATCGACCCGGCCTGCGGAACTGGCGGCTTCCTCTTGGCGGCAAATGACTATATTCGCCACCATTACTCGGAGCTGACACCGAGTCAGCGGATGCGTCTCAGCGATGGCAGTGCCTTTCAAGCGTTCGAACTCGTCCGAGGGACAGCACGTTTGGCAGCGATGAACTTCTTGCTTCACGGTATGGTGCAGGCCGGGAACGCCTCTCCTATCACTGTCACTGATGCTTTGGCATCCGATCCTCCGGTCCATGCGTCCCTGGTTCTGGCGAATCCGCCGTTCGGCACGAAATCCTCGATTAGTTCGATCGACGAACCCGATTTCGGCGAGGGCGATGCCGTGAGCAACGGAAAGACCAGGGGTAAGAAGCCTGAGATCGCATACAGTGGCCGGGGTTTCTGGACATCCACCACCAACAAACAGCTGAACTTCGTGCAGCACATCGCCAAGCTGCTGGACAGGAACGGACGGGCCGCAGTAGTTCTGCCGGACAATGTGCTGTTCGAGGGTGGTGCCGGCGAGATTATCCGCAGGCGCCTGCTCAAGGAATACGATGTTCACACCATGCTCCGCCTACCCACGGGCATCTTCTACGCCGGTGGCGTAAAGGCAAACGTGCTGTTTTTCGACCGCAAGCCAGCGAGCGACCAGCCGTGGACGAAAAAGCTGTGGGTCTATGACTTCCGTGTAGGCCAGCACTTCACCCTGAAGCAGAACCCTATGCGCCGCGAGCATCTGCAGGACTTCGTCGACTGGTACCACTGCCCCGACCGCGCTGCGTGGACCGCCAGCGACCGCGCGAAGTGCCTCACCTACGATGAACTGATCGCCCGCGACAAAGCCAATCTCGACATCACCTGGCTCACAGACCCCGGCGCCGACGATGCCCTCGCCGCCTTACCGCCCGGAGTCATCGCCCAGGAAATCATCGACGACCTTCAAGCAGCTTTGGCTGAATTCACCGCTGTCGCAGCAGAACTGCAACCGGCCGACGAGATCGACTGA
- a CDS encoding restriction endonuclease subunit S → MSELPEGWTRVPLRNLLAQIEAGKSFGCEPRPAELDEWGIIKVSAMTWGKFLEHENKAVPAGREIDPRHEIQPGDILVSRANTAEYVGAPVLVGNCRKGLLLSDKSLRLIPAEGVDKQWLTYALSSPTVRQHITKLSTGTKESMRNISQAKLLSIEVPKPPLKDQHRLVATLDYLLSRVDAGMAYLESCDASVDTLHRHVFARTSPSSVPAHWDVRRLDEIAEVRLGRQRSPKNHTGSSMRPYLRAANVGWQGLKLGDVMEMNFTNAEVEVFRLQRGDLLLSEASGSVGEVGKPAMWNDEIEDCCFQNTLLRVRAFGINPLYLFRFLYGEALNGRFGSAAQGVNIHHLGAARLSAWQVPVPPYHEQEHIATQISEDLAGLGRLQDAIRLSKKRADTLRRSLLSAAFSGLLFCGSSAPSDGPVDELLDQSAGAEVIPFPIDKPGDHGDALGVQEVLL, encoded by the coding sequence ATGAGCGAGCTGCCGGAGGGATGGACTCGGGTGCCGCTGCGGAACCTGCTGGCTCAGATCGAGGCTGGGAAGTCGTTCGGTTGTGAGCCCCGACCGGCGGAACTCGACGAGTGGGGGATCATCAAGGTCAGCGCGATGACCTGGGGGAAGTTCCTTGAGCATGAGAACAAGGCAGTGCCAGCCGGCCGCGAAATCGATCCGCGGCACGAGATCCAACCTGGAGACATCCTTGTCAGCCGTGCCAACACGGCAGAGTATGTTGGCGCGCCTGTCCTGGTCGGAAACTGCCGAAAAGGCCTGCTACTCAGTGACAAGAGCCTCAGACTGATTCCAGCCGAGGGCGTCGATAAACAGTGGCTGACCTACGCCTTATCGTCGCCGACGGTGCGCCAGCACATCACCAAGTTGTCGACCGGTACCAAAGAGTCAATGCGCAACATTTCGCAGGCCAAGTTGCTGAGCATTGAGGTGCCTAAGCCGCCGCTCAAGGACCAGCACCGTCTTGTCGCCACCCTCGATTACCTGCTCTCAAGGGTCGACGCGGGCATGGCGTACTTGGAGTCGTGCGATGCGAGCGTGGACACTCTCCACCGCCATGTCTTCGCGCGAACTTCACCGTCATCAGTACCGGCTCACTGGGATGTAAGGCGGCTCGACGAAATTGCAGAGGTTCGCCTCGGTCGGCAACGGTCTCCGAAAAACCATACCGGAAGCAGCATGCGCCCCTACCTGCGCGCCGCCAACGTGGGCTGGCAGGGTCTGAAGCTCGGCGATGTGATGGAGATGAACTTCACCAATGCCGAAGTTGAGGTGTTTCGGCTGCAGCGCGGTGACCTGTTGCTGTCCGAAGCTTCCGGAAGTGTCGGCGAGGTCGGCAAGCCAGCGATGTGGAACGACGAGATCGAGGACTGCTGCTTCCAGAACACCCTTCTTCGGGTGCGCGCATTCGGCATCAATCCGTTGTACCTGTTCCGGTTCCTCTATGGCGAAGCGTTGAACGGCCGATTCGGAAGCGCCGCGCAGGGCGTCAATATCCATCACCTCGGTGCTGCTCGGCTCAGTGCATGGCAGGTCCCGGTCCCTCCATATCACGAGCAGGAGCACATAGCCACACAGATTTCGGAGGACTTGGCTGGCCTCGGACGGCTTCAGGACGCCATCCGGCTGAGCAAGAAACGCGCGGACACCTTGCGTCGGTCTCTCCTCAGCGCAGCCTTTTCGGGCCTATTGTTCTGCGGTTCTTCTGCGCCTTCAGATGGCCCGGTCGACGAACTGCTCGACCAGTCTGCGGGGGCCGAGGTTATTCCGTTTCCTATCGACAAACCGGGCGACCACGGCGACGCCCTCGGAGTCCAGGAGGTCTTGTTGTGA
- a CDS encoding DEAD/DEAH box helicase family protein: MSSDVGRVAQYSPNFGFLLPFEPLLVAYGTGAEASVYTDPNATLVKCRQFIEVLVAELVRRAGTKVASDALEVRIRALSDAGVITGAMATALHEVRRRGNNAVHGHLDDRRQALDSVNKCFQLGLVLYRAISNDRKPMAFVPPQPPQRVDFLALQQDLDRYKQELADARLSISGHENLLSAEATARQQVEQELAQRIVDQDALTAQLAAMTAQIADLEAARTTRLEAASKIAPADRYAFIDRARRPEPLNEAQARRVIDRMLVEAGWLVQDMPELAPTTAVGVAVREFPFAGGRSDYALYVQGKLVGIVEAKREGTSLTGVEPQTAGYAHALPKQYSLAAWRRDEPLPFRYESTGVETRFTDQLDPVPRSRRVFSFHRPETVSEWMANADKNSAAPTFRSQVRELPPLIEGGLRPAQIQAINGVESSLAQDRPRTLVQMATGAGKTYTAVTEAYRLLAHTDARRILFLVDRNNLGEQASGEFHNFTTPDDGRKFDELFNVDRLTGDTVLASTNVVIGTIQRLFMALRGERLPNADDSDADDFTPEVPVDVVYSTQVPPETFDLIVVDECHRSIYGQWRAVLEYFDAPIVGLTATPTAQTLGFFDRNLASEYTYEQAVADGVNVEFDVYRIKTKISEQGSTIEALDADGTRVVVPRRDRRTRLQRYEELEEDFSYTGRQIGRSVLAKDQIRLVLETFKNKTLPEAFPDRQTVPKTLFFARSDEHADDIVQAVREIFGKGNDFAVKITYKSRAQGSDPKQLLQLFRTSAEMRIAVTVDMIATGTDVRPLEVVFFMRDVQSAVYFEQMKGRGARTVDDIEFQQVTPDPSATAKTRFLIVDAVGVTDSPLCDAQPLNRERSKSLRELLSRAASLSITENETATLASRLNRLNEQIDDDHRAELTRVGNGTSLRDIVRRLVNAIDTDELIHAEDEGGDEAVQRRLHDAVGPLADNPDLRKRILAIRHEYDTTIDEISQDELLEATGVPRENAARNTVTSFQQFVADNLDQVIVQQLLRGTDKFSYGDLQDLAAQIRRIPQIRSVDTVWEAYADLGQAPYLRKQENDLTNLITLLRYVLGREHDLQPYCELVGMRYERWIEKQRQRKVTFTVDQRWFLDAIVKVVATSARITPDDLQRPPFDQRGGAFGLMDAFGDRADTLIDELNEELTA, translated from the coding sequence ATGAGTAGCGATGTAGGACGGGTAGCACAATATTCGCCGAACTTCGGATTTCTGTTGCCGTTCGAGCCGCTGCTGGTGGCCTATGGGACCGGGGCCGAGGCGTCAGTGTACACCGATCCCAATGCGACGTTGGTGAAGTGCCGGCAGTTCATCGAGGTTCTGGTAGCCGAACTGGTCCGGCGAGCCGGTACAAAGGTGGCCAGCGACGCGCTCGAGGTGCGAATCCGGGCGTTGTCGGATGCCGGGGTGATCACCGGTGCGATGGCCACGGCGTTGCACGAGGTGCGTAGGCGCGGCAACAACGCCGTGCACGGACACCTCGACGATCGCCGTCAGGCTCTCGACAGTGTCAACAAGTGCTTCCAGCTCGGGCTGGTGCTGTATCGCGCGATCAGCAACGACCGCAAGCCCATGGCGTTTGTACCGCCGCAGCCGCCGCAACGCGTCGATTTCCTTGCGCTGCAACAGGACCTGGACCGCTACAAGCAGGAACTGGCCGATGCTCGGCTATCGATCAGCGGCCACGAGAACCTGCTCAGCGCCGAGGCCACAGCCCGGCAGCAGGTCGAGCAGGAGTTGGCGCAGCGGATCGTCGACCAGGACGCGCTGACCGCGCAGCTCGCCGCCATGACGGCGCAGATCGCAGACCTGGAAGCCGCGCGCACCACGCGGCTCGAGGCCGCATCGAAGATCGCTCCAGCAGATCGTTACGCATTCATCGACCGTGCCCGGCGCCCGGAGCCGCTCAACGAGGCGCAAGCTCGTCGCGTTATCGACCGCATGCTAGTTGAGGCAGGCTGGCTGGTGCAGGACATGCCCGAGCTGGCACCGACGACCGCTGTCGGTGTCGCGGTGCGTGAATTCCCCTTCGCCGGTGGGCGTTCCGACTATGCCCTGTACGTGCAAGGCAAGCTTGTCGGCATTGTCGAGGCCAAACGGGAGGGAACGTCGCTGACCGGCGTGGAACCCCAAACCGCCGGCTACGCTCACGCCCTGCCCAAACAGTACTCGCTGGCCGCATGGCGCCGCGATGAGCCACTGCCGTTCCGCTATGAATCCACTGGTGTCGAGACCAGGTTCACCGATCAGCTGGACCCGGTGCCACGGTCGCGGCGGGTGTTCTCCTTCCACCGTCCGGAGACTGTTTCCGAATGGATGGCCAACGCCGACAAGAACTCTGCAGCGCCGACATTCCGTTCCCAGGTTCGTGAACTGCCGCCGCTGATCGAGGGCGGGCTGCGTCCGGCGCAGATCCAGGCCATCAACGGCGTGGAATCCTCATTGGCTCAGGATCGTCCGCGCACGCTGGTGCAGATGGCTACCGGTGCCGGCAAAACTTACACCGCGGTCACCGAGGCGTACCGACTGCTGGCCCACACTGACGCCCGGCGCATCCTGTTCCTGGTCGACCGAAACAACCTGGGCGAGCAGGCATCCGGCGAGTTCCATAACTTCACGACCCCCGACGACGGCCGCAAGTTCGACGAATTGTTCAACGTCGATCGGCTGACCGGTGACACCGTCCTCGCTTCCACCAATGTGGTGATCGGTACCATCCAGCGGCTGTTCATGGCGCTACGCGGTGAGCGGTTGCCGAACGCCGACGATTCGGACGCCGACGACTTCACCCCGGAGGTGCCGGTCGACGTCGTCTACAGCACGCAAGTACCGCCAGAGACCTTCGACCTGATCGTCGTCGACGAATGCCACCGCTCAATCTACGGTCAGTGGCGGGCAGTGCTGGAGTACTTCGACGCGCCGATCGTCGGACTTACCGCCACCCCGACCGCGCAAACCCTCGGCTTCTTCGACCGGAACCTGGCCTCGGAATACACCTACGAGCAGGCGGTCGCGGACGGTGTGAACGTCGAGTTCGACGTCTACCGGATCAAGACGAAGATCAGCGAGCAGGGCAGCACAATCGAGGCGCTAGATGCCGACGGCACCCGGGTCGTGGTGCCGCGGCGCGACCGCCGCACCCGTCTCCAGCGCTACGAGGAACTGGAGGAGGACTTCTCCTACACCGGCCGCCAGATCGGCCGCTCGGTGCTGGCGAAGGACCAGATCCGTTTGGTTCTTGAGACTTTCAAAAACAAGACGCTGCCCGAGGCGTTCCCAGACCGACAGACCGTCCCGAAGACCCTGTTCTTCGCCCGCAGCGACGAGCACGCCGACGACATCGTGCAGGCCGTGCGCGAAATCTTTGGCAAGGGCAACGATTTCGCGGTGAAGATCACCTACAAATCGCGGGCGCAGGGCAGCGATCCGAAGCAGCTGCTGCAGTTGTTCCGCACCAGTGCTGAGATGCGGATCGCGGTCACGGTCGACATGATCGCCACCGGCACCGACGTGCGTCCGCTGGAAGTCGTGTTCTTCATGCGAGACGTACAGAGCGCGGTCTACTTCGAGCAGATGAAGGGCCGCGGCGCTCGCACGGTCGACGACATCGAGTTCCAGCAGGTCACCCCGGACCCATCGGCGACGGCGAAGACGCGGTTCCTCATCGTCGATGCCGTCGGAGTCACCGACTCTCCGCTGTGTGACGCGCAACCACTGAACCGGGAGCGTTCGAAGTCTCTCCGGGAGCTGCTGTCCCGGGCTGCGAGTCTGTCCATCACCGAAAACGAGACCGCAACCCTGGCCTCACGGTTGAACCGGCTGAACGAGCAGATCGATGACGACCACCGCGCCGAGCTCACCCGGGTCGGCAACGGCACCTCGCTGCGCGATATCGTGCGTCGCCTCGTCAATGCCATCGACACAGACGAACTGATCCACGCTGAGGACGAGGGTGGCGACGAGGCGGTGCAGAGACGCCTGCACGATGCCGTCGGTCCGCTGGCCGACAATCCCGACCTCCGCAAACGGATCCTGGCGATCCGCCACGAGTACGACACCACGATCGACGAGATCAGCCAGGACGAGTTGCTGGAGGCCACCGGCGTTCCGCGCGAGAACGCGGCCCGCAACACCGTCACCTCGTTCCAGCAGTTCGTAGCCGACAACCTGGATCAGGTGATCGTGCAGCAACTGCTACGCGGAACGGACAAGTTCTCCTACGGTGACCTGCAGGACCTCGCCGCCCAGATTCGCCGGATCCCACAGATCCGCAGCGTCGACACGGTGTGGGAGGCATACGCCGACCTCGGCCAGGCACCGTACCTGCGCAAGCAGGAGAACGACCTCACCAACCTGATCACTTTGCTGCGCTACGTACTGGGTCGGGAGCACGATCTGCAGCCCTATTGCGAACTTGTCGGCATGCGGTACGAGAGGTGGATCGAGAAGCAGAGGCAACGGAAGGTAACCTTCACCGTCGACCAGCGGTGGTTCCTCGACGCGATCGTGAAGGTCGTGGCAACCAGTGCCCGGATCACCCCCGACGACCTGCAACGTCCGCCCTTCGACCAGCGCGGCGGCGCCTTCGGCTTGATGGATGCCTTCGGTGACCGCGCGGACACGCTTATCGACGAACTGAACGAGGAACTCACTGCATGA
- a CDS encoding transposase: protein MVRWGQEGAPRGSTEGVSGRVRGSSGPLVSGVGPETDDRKLAQQLGVHYEALRNWIRQADTSRRPEPAATDLAEENKRLHQQVAGGCYTIG from the coding sequence ATGGTCCGATGGGGCCAGGAAGGAGCCCCGCGTGGCAGCACCGAAGGAGTATCCGGACGAGTTCGAGGCTCAAGCGGTCCGCTTGTATCCGGAGTCGGACCCGAAACCGACGATCGCAAACTCGCCCAGCAGTTGGGTGTCCATTACGAGGCCCTGCGGAACTGGATCCGCCAGGCCGATACCAGCCGTCGGCCGGAACCGGCGGCGACGGATCTGGCCGAGGAGAACAAGCGGCTGCACCAACAAGTCGCCGGGGGCTGCTATACGATCGGGTGA